A portion of the Paucilactobacillus hokkaidonensis JCM 18461 genome contains these proteins:
- a CDS encoding MATE family efflux transporter, with protein MRDLTKGNPIKLILIFTLPLFIGNLFQQLYNFSDVLIVGQTLGLNALAAVGSTGSLNFLIIGFASGLTAGLSIVTAQRFGAQDFRGVRRSFAASIIISLLVTVALTAISLIFLDPIMHLMSTPADIYANARTFISIIFLGIFASVAFNLLSNEIRALGDSKTPLWFLIIGTLVNLVLELLFILVFHWGVAGAGWATIISQVVSSVLCVIYIYRHIPMLQVRLVDFKHVTKEFTAHFKMGFPMAFQSSIIAIGAIFMQSALNGLGTTAVAATTAASKIDQLATMPMMSIGITMATFAAQNIGAGEYERIIKGVRQALIVSVTFSIIVGALIIIFGQQMVTMFVGSQDVEVLKLSQVYFNIVGSSYSLLAILFIIRYTLQGLGQSVVPTIAGVSELVMRSFSAIVLAGMFGYAGASFSEPLAWLGSTLVLIGSYLAANKRLHKLQRMREMVETTADPVVKEQVQTQMRRTLNPGRKQKLAGVGEV; from the coding sequence ATGCGTGATCTTACAAAGGGCAATCCAATCAAATTAATTTTAATCTTTACATTGCCACTTTTTATTGGCAACCTGTTTCAACAACTATATAATTTTTCTGATGTTTTGATTGTCGGACAAACCTTAGGCTTGAACGCTTTAGCTGCTGTCGGATCAACGGGAAGTTTAAACTTTTTGATTATTGGGTTTGCTTCTGGACTGACGGCTGGCCTATCGATTGTTACGGCGCAACGATTTGGGGCACAAGATTTTCGTGGTGTGCGGCGTAGTTTTGCTGCGAGCATTATCATCAGTTTACTAGTTACTGTTGCATTGACAGCGATCAGTTTGATCTTTCTAGATCCAATTATGCATTTAATGAGCACTCCTGCTGATATTTATGCCAATGCCCGAACATTTATTTCTATTATTTTTCTGGGAATCTTTGCTTCAGTTGCATTTAACCTATTATCAAATGAAATTCGCGCATTAGGTGATTCTAAAACACCACTTTGGTTTTTAATTATTGGGACTCTAGTTAATTTGGTACTGGAACTACTGTTTATTCTAGTATTCCATTGGGGTGTCGCTGGTGCCGGCTGGGCAACCATTATTTCGCAAGTTGTTTCTAGCGTATTATGTGTCATTTATATTTATCGACACATTCCAATGTTACAAGTGCGTTTAGTTGATTTCAAACACGTTACCAAAGAATTTACTGCCCATTTCAAGATGGGATTTCCAATGGCATTTCAATCATCAATTATTGCAATTGGTGCAATATTCATGCAATCAGCTTTGAATGGCTTAGGCACTACAGCGGTTGCAGCAACTACAGCTGCATCAAAAATCGATCAATTAGCTACAATGCCAATGATGTCAATCGGGATTACAATGGCAACATTTGCTGCTCAAAATATTGGAGCAGGTGAATATGAACGAATCATCAAAGGTGTTCGGCAAGCATTAATTGTGTCAGTTACGTTCAGCATTATTGTCGGCGCACTAATTATCATTTTCGGACAACAGATGGTAACAATGTTTGTTGGTAGTCAAGATGTTGAAGTTTTGAAATTGAGTCAAGTTTACTTTAATATTGTTGGAAGCTCATATTCATTACTGGCAATTTTGTTTATTATTCGATACACATTGCAAGGATTGGGACAAAGTGTTGTTCCAACAATTGCAGGTGTTTCAGAATTGGTTATGCGTTCGTTTAGTGCAATTGTATTGGCTGGAATGTTTGGCTATGCAGGTGCAAGTTTCTCAGAGCCACTAGCTTGGTTAGGATCAACATTAGTATTAATTGGTTCATATTTGGCTGCCAACAAACGATTACACAAGTTACAACGGATGCGTGAAATGGTTGAAACAACAGCTGATCCGGTTGTTAAAGAGCAAGTTCAAACACAGATGCGCAGAACACTTAATCCAGGCAGAAAGCAAAAATTAGCTGGTGTCGGAGAAGTATAA
- a CDS encoding DUF1516 family protein: MWTIINLTIAIVLIVTVIIGLTAKSQKQVKKWMTITRCLYLLLLITGVVILFYLFPIKPLVAILKFALAICLVVLIEMSFAKKQEQSMTIGLSAVLSLFFILVIACGYYL; encoded by the coding sequence ATGTGGACAATAATTAATCTGACCATAGCCATTGTTTTAATTGTGACTGTTATTATCGGTCTAACCGCCAAATCACAAAAACAAGTCAAAAAGTGGATGACTATTACTCGCTGCCTATATCTTCTCTTACTGATTACTGGTGTTGTCATTTTATTTTATCTATTTCCAATTAAACCGCTCGTAGCTATTCTTAAATTTGCCCTAGCTATTTGCTTAGTGGTCTTAATTGAAATGTCGTTTGCAAAAAAACAGGAACAAAGTATGACAATTGGTCTATCCGCCGTTTTATCATTATTTTTCATTCTAGTTATTGCTTGTGGTTACTATTTATAG
- the folP gene encoding dihydropteroate synthase: MQVQEIKFEATNDFKSLVLHDMALRQRQLFLQFHLQSSDDLKALVGLLNRFDVISQIGQLIVTCSVSPAILPILKEQCFSMWHDWQLNEEFESIEQQHTIFWQAGRFNFNVTKQPIIYGILNVTPDSFYDGGRYQSESQMSEQIAAMVTAGANVIEVGGQTTRPGFEEITDQMEIDRIAPAIKIITARFPRVAIAVDTYKLNVMHAVIEMGVDIINDVNAFTDDTRKLQLLSPTKVGLLTMHSSRNHEYQNLTQEMRHFFEQNIATIMDSGVARQRIALDQGIGYSKVADGYQDYAMMRNIDQFNYLQRPMMIAISRKGFGAKLFGLAKEDRLPVTLVAEAYMYLHGGNILRVHDVTETVQLVKMLDEIKKGYWIKKQE, encoded by the coding sequence ATGCAAGTGCAAGAAATTAAATTTGAGGCAACCAATGATTTTAAGAGTTTGGTGCTGCATGACATGGCCTTGAGACAACGGCAGCTGTTTTTGCAGTTTCACTTGCAATCGTCAGACGATTTAAAGGCACTTGTTGGGCTATTAAACCGATTTGATGTTATCAGCCAGATTGGACAGCTTATTGTAACTTGCAGCGTGTCACCGGCCATTCTTCCCATCTTAAAGGAACAGTGCTTTTCAATGTGGCATGATTGGCAACTAAATGAAGAGTTTGAATCAATTGAGCAGCAACATACAATTTTTTGGCAAGCTGGACGATTTAATTTTAACGTGACTAAACAGCCAATTATTTATGGTATTTTAAATGTTACACCGGATTCATTTTATGATGGTGGGCGATATCAGAGTGAATCACAGATGAGTGAGCAGATTGCAGCAATGGTAACTGCGGGGGCCAACGTAATTGAAGTTGGTGGCCAAACAACGCGCCCAGGATTTGAAGAAATTACTGATCAAATGGAAATTGACAGGATTGCACCGGCCATCAAAATAATTACTGCTAGATTTCCACGAGTTGCGATAGCTGTGGATACATATAAATTGAATGTAATGCATGCGGTGATTGAAATGGGTGTGGATATCATTAATGATGTTAATGCATTTACGGATGATACACGTAAATTGCAGTTGCTGTCACCAACTAAGGTTGGACTATTAACGATGCACAGTAGCCGCAATCATGAATATCAGAATTTAACTCAAGAGATGAGACACTTTTTTGAACAAAATATTGCTACTATAATGGATAGTGGAGTTGCTCGGCAACGGATCGCTCTTGATCAAGGAATTGGTTATTCTAAAGTAGCTGATGGCTACCAAGATTATGCGATGATGCGAAATATTGACCAATTTAATTATTTGCAGCGACCAATGATGATTGCCATATCACGTAAAGGATTTGGTGCTAAATTATTTGGCTTAGCCAAAGAAGACCGATTACCGGTAACTTTGGTGGCCGAAGCATATATGTATTTGCATGGTGGCAATATTTTGCGCGTCCATGATGTGACGGAAACAGTTCAGTTAGTGAAAATGTTGGATGAAATAAAAAAAGGATATTGGATCAAAAAACAAGAGTGA
- a CDS encoding non-canonical purine NTP pyrophosphatase encodes MKTLPTFVIASNNSNKTNELIECFNFLGLHAQSYQDFIAPLEFPNEATTTYLDNARGKALFIAKYLPEEWVIADDSGMELQALPDELGVTTARQLKPCQNMNELNDKILALVANKSRIVKMVSQLVLITSNKVEFIARGEFKGTIATRECGTNGTSFDLILVPQGMQQTLAQLPDREKLPLLHRTKAIKNLISQLGD; translated from the coding sequence GTGAAAACTTTACCAACTTTTGTGATTGCTTCAAATAATAGTAATAAAACAAATGAATTAATTGAATGTTTTAATTTTCTGGGTTTGCACGCACAATCGTATCAAGACTTCATCGCGCCATTGGAATTTCCAAATGAAGCAACAACTACTTATTTGGATAATGCACGTGGAAAAGCACTATTTATTGCCAAATATCTACCTGAAGAATGGGTGATAGCTGATGATTCGGGGATGGAATTACAAGCATTGCCCGATGAACTGGGAGTGACCACAGCTCGGCAATTGAAACCATGCCAAAATATGAATGAGCTCAATGATAAAATATTGGCGTTGGTAGCCAATAAAAGTCGGATTGTTAAAATGGTAAGTCAATTGGTATTGATAACATCAAATAAGGTTGAGTTTATTGCTCGAGGAGAATTTAAAGGTACAATTGCGACTCGTGAGTGTGGCACGAACGGAACAAGTTTTGATTTGATTTTAGTACCACAGGGGATGCAACAAACCTTAGCGCAGTTACCAGATCGTGAAAAGCTTCCGTTATTACACCGGACTAAGGCGATTAAAAACCTCATCAGCCAGTTAGGAGATTAA
- a CDS encoding bifunctional folylpolyglutamate synthase/dihydrofolate synthase: MNNYEELLKHMNQAMLANDDDRVALVRRVLAAINHPDLNFKVVHLAGTNGKGSTGSLVAQMLINQGYKVGHFSSPALVDQREQIVINHQQITTTDFVRIYNWISERLPGDISADDLTVFEWFVLIMLQYFSDQKVNWAIVEAGLGGKDDATNAIQPPLVTVFTHIDLDHTKILGNTIKKIAYNKSQIIKPKTTVFVAPNQHHDAITVLNDVARKNQAQAVFDSNDIQVEVAERKITGTNLLVTSRYLDHVAVTLKMLGDFQIDNFKNVVAIYDWLFEQQIVSAPAVLINAAAQVTIPGRLEVLQTNPVVILDGAHNPDAAQRLIGSLHVLFSDRRFVFVLGFLRDKNYQLMTKLYSQVADRIFATTPDNGSRALPATQLQQLLPTSQVVTTAQQGIDEALKLADKQTVIIVTGSFYVVKELFKK, from the coding sequence GTGAATAACTACGAAGAACTGCTAAAACATATGAATCAAGCAATGTTAGCTAATGATGACGATCGGGTAGCACTGGTACGACGAGTTTTGGCAGCCATCAATCATCCAGATCTTAATTTTAAGGTAGTGCATCTTGCTGGAACAAATGGAAAAGGGTCCACGGGTAGCTTAGTGGCGCAAATGTTGATTAATCAGGGCTATAAAGTTGGTCATTTTTCAAGCCCGGCATTAGTAGATCAACGAGAACAGATTGTGATTAACCATCAACAAATAACCACAACTGATTTTGTCCGGATATATAACTGGATTAGTGAGCGACTACCGGGTGACATATCTGCAGATGATTTAACCGTTTTTGAATGGTTCGTGTTAATTATGTTGCAGTATTTTTCAGATCAAAAAGTTAATTGGGCAATTGTTGAGGCTGGACTCGGCGGAAAAGATGATGCAACTAATGCAATTCAACCACCATTAGTGACTGTCTTTACCCATATTGATCTCGATCACACTAAGATATTGGGTAATACAATTAAAAAGATTGCATATAACAAATCACAGATTATTAAACCAAAAACGACAGTCTTTGTGGCACCTAATCAGCATCATGATGCTATAACGGTTTTGAATGATGTGGCAAGAAAAAATCAGGCGCAAGCGGTGTTTGATTCTAATGATATACAGGTAGAGGTTGCAGAGCGAAAGATTACAGGGACTAATTTGCTTGTTACCAGCCGTTACCTTGATCATGTTGCAGTAACTTTGAAAATGCTGGGTGATTTTCAAATTGATAATTTTAAAAATGTGGTCGCTATCTACGACTGGTTATTTGAACAGCAAATTGTTAGTGCACCAGCAGTGTTAATTAACGCAGCTGCTCAGGTTACAATACCCGGGAGATTAGAAGTTTTACAGACGAATCCGGTTGTTATTTTAGATGGTGCTCATAATCCAGATGCAGCTCAACGGCTGATTGGTTCATTACATGTTCTATTTTCGGACAGGCGATTTGTGTTTGTACTAGGTTTTTTGCGAGATAAAAATTATCAGTTAATGACCAAACTATATAGTCAAGTCGCTGATCGCATTTTTGCAACTACTCCGGATAATGGAAGTCGTGCCTTACCAGCAACACAATTGCAGCAGTTATTGCCAACTAGTCAAGTAGTGACAACTGCCCAGCAAGGGATAGATGAGGCATTAAAATTAGCAGACAAACAAACAGTAATTATCGTTACTGGCTCGTTTTACGTTGTAAAGGAGTTATTTAAAAAGTGA
- the folE gene encoding GTP cyclohydrolase I FolE translates to MDEKRIENAVKEILNAIGDDPNREGLVETPARVAKMYGEVFASLDEKATFDDYKVFHVDEDPGMVLIQQIPFYSMCEHHLLPFFGTANVAYVPRDGKIMGLSKIPRLVDFVAKRPGVQERITTQIVAQMEQILHPKGIAVSLSARHMCMEMRGISKSGLFTYTSKFEGVFKDDLELKNEFLRQTGNHSE, encoded by the coding sequence ATGGATGAAAAAAGAATAGAAAATGCTGTTAAAGAAATTTTGAATGCAATTGGAGACGATCCAAACAGAGAAGGCTTGGTAGAAACGCCTGCTCGTGTCGCCAAAATGTATGGTGAGGTTTTTGCATCACTTGACGAAAAGGCGACATTTGATGATTATAAGGTTTTTCATGTTGATGAGGATCCGGGAATGGTTTTAATTCAACAAATTCCATTCTATTCAATGTGTGAGCATCATCTATTACCATTTTTTGGTACTGCTAATGTTGCATATGTACCACGTGATGGCAAAATAATGGGCTTGAGTAAAATACCACGATTAGTTGATTTCGTAGCTAAACGTCCGGGTGTCCAGGAGCGAATTACGACTCAAATTGTGGCCCAAATGGAACAAATTCTGCATCCTAAAGGAATTGCGGTGTCTCTATCTGCAAGGCATATGTGTATGGAAATGCGTGGAATTAGCAAGTCAGGCTTGTTTACTTACACGTCTAAATTTGAGGGTGTATTTAAAGACGATCTAGAATTAAAAAATGAATTTTTACGGCAAACGGGGAATCATAGTGAATAA
- the folK gene encoding 2-amino-4-hydroxy-6-hydroxymethyldihydropteridine diphosphokinase, whose protein sequence is MTSRAYLSIGSNIGERQANLQQAVEQLKANQQIKVVRVSSIYETQPVGGVKQDDFLNIAVAIQTSLNPNVLLDYLHEVEQALHRKRLVRWGPRTIDLDILYFDDLVSADKTLTLPHPEIKNRLFVLVPMEEITADDPKKLQQIKSMINTTSDQNWVRKYNDGGELI, encoded by the coding sequence ATGACTAGTCGAGCATATCTCAGTATTGGTTCTAATATTGGTGAGCGGCAAGCTAATCTACAACAAGCAGTAGAACAATTAAAGGCCAACCAGCAAATAAAAGTTGTGCGAGTTTCTAGTATTTATGAAACGCAACCTGTTGGGGGTGTAAAACAAGATGATTTTCTTAATATTGCGGTGGCGATTCAAACTAGTTTGAATCCAAACGTACTACTAGATTATCTTCATGAAGTAGAGCAAGCGTTGCACCGAAAGCGGTTAGTCCGTTGGGGACCACGGACAATTGATTTAGATATTTTGTATTTTGACGATTTGGTAAGTGCAGACAAAACGTTAACATTGCCGCATCCAGAAATTAAAAATCGGTTATTTGTGTTAGTACCGATGGAGGAAATTACGGCAGACGACCCTAAAAAGTTGCAACAAATTAAGTCAATGATTAATACGACTAGTGATCAAAATTGGGTTCGAAAATATAATGATGGTGGTGAATTGATTTAA
- the folB gene encoding dihydroneopterin aldolase, which yields MGKIRINNMSFHTYNGVFAEEKKLGQKLQLDAELSYPIEQLVQHDDLKETVSYADVYQTIEDFVLSNNYNLIESVANHLLQKLLATYPTIEAITLRVRKYSVPIAGIFDNVEIEVSGAQKHDD from the coding sequence TTGGGTAAAATTAGAATTAATAATATGAGTTTTCATACGTACAATGGTGTGTTTGCAGAAGAAAAAAAGCTAGGACAAAAGCTTCAGTTGGATGCGGAGCTATCTTATCCGATTGAACAACTTGTTCAACACGATGATTTAAAAGAAACAGTCAGTTATGCAGATGTTTATCAAACAATTGAGGATTTCGTTTTAAGCAATAATTATAACTTGATTGAAAGTGTGGCTAATCATTTGCTTCAAAAATTGTTAGCTACGTATCCAACGATTGAGGCAATTACTTTGCGGGTCCGTAAATACAGTGTTCCGATTGCTGGAATTTTTGATAATGTTGAAATTGAGGTTTCCGGGGCTCAAAAGCATGATGACTAG
- a CDS encoding MarR family winged helix-turn-helix transcriptional regulator, which translates to MTDKVVLDNQLCFQINRAHQLFNRFYQSPLKKFELTYAQYTVLLALWEHQGVTINQLGDKLGLGTGTLTPLLKRMETAGWLTRTRSTEDERRVIVNLTSKAVQSKSSILEETSNCISKLDFDDSTYQKAMDTIDDIQHRLDKSVDQRER; encoded by the coding sequence ATGACAGATAAAGTTGTGTTAGACAATCAATTATGTTTTCAGATCAATCGAGCGCACCAGTTGTTCAATCGTTTCTACCAATCTCCGTTAAAAAAATTTGAACTAACGTATGCGCAATACACTGTTTTATTAGCGTTGTGGGAACACCAAGGGGTTACAATTAATCAGTTAGGTGATAAATTAGGATTGGGCACGGGGACATTGACACCGTTACTGAAGCGAATGGAAACAGCCGGTTGGTTAACGAGAACGCGGTCAACTGAAGATGAGCGCCGAGTGATTGTTAATTTAACAAGTAAAGCAGTGCAAAGTAAGTCGTCAATTTTGGAGGAAACTAGTAATTGTATTTCCAAACTTGATTTTGATGATTCAACATATCAAAAAGCAATGGATACAATTGATGATATTCAGCACAGACTGGACAAAAGCGTTGACCAAAGGGAACGATAA
- a CDS encoding HIT family protein — MNNECVFCQKTSRDFLLENDLSAAFFDFAPVSRGHTLIIPKRHVEEVWQLQTAELKAMWELIEQTKQYLDAEYYPDGYNIGVNAGTAAGQSVMHCHVHLIPRYVGKSPRVPGVENLIPPAR, encoded by the coding sequence ATGAATAACGAATGTGTCTTTTGTCAGAAAACATCACGAGACTTTCTCTTAGAAAATGATTTAAGTGCGGCCTTTTTTGATTTTGCTCCAGTTTCACGTGGACACACTTTAATTATTCCCAAACGCCACGTTGAAGAGGTTTGGCAGTTGCAAACAGCAGAATTAAAAGCGATGTGGGAACTTATTGAACAAACAAAACAATATCTGGATGCCGAGTACTATCCGGATGGATATAATATAGGAGTAAACGCGGGAACTGCAGCGGGGCAAAGTGTGATGCATTGCCACGTTCATCTCATTCCGCGTTACGTTGGTAAATCGCCACGGGTGCCAGGAGTAGAAAACTTGATCCCACCAGCAAGATAA
- a CDS encoding TetR/AcrR family transcriptional regulator codes for MTKKRNLDQEKVLSTATEIVRNEGIKALTLSRLASELDIRTQSLYNYIANLDELIALVGARLVNKLRQKITDGILGFSGTEALIKFADIARNFLLDEGTLGVIIFYLHEYPKDSPFNTEAQKLVALLNQVIDSSHTNVGTDAPFSHALIGSVLGFVFIETSGFYQDETDASSTESYHQMIKRIITPSGEPA; via the coding sequence ATGACCAAGAAAAGAAATCTAGATCAAGAAAAAGTATTGAGTACGGCAACTGAAATTGTTCGTAATGAAGGCATTAAGGCCCTTACTTTATCCAGATTAGCAAGTGAGCTTGATATCCGAACACAATCATTGTACAACTATATTGCTAACCTAGACGAACTAATTGCCCTAGTTGGCGCCCGATTAGTTAATAAACTGCGGCAAAAAATAACTGATGGCATCTTAGGATTTTCTGGTACCGAGGCACTCATCAAATTTGCTGATATTGCGCGTAACTTTTTGCTCGATGAAGGAACTTTGGGAGTGATTATCTTTTATTTGCACGAATATCCTAAAGACTCTCCATTTAATACTGAAGCACAAAAATTAGTCGCACTATTGAATCAAGTAATTGATTCTTCTCATACTAATGTAGGCACTGACGCACCATTTTCACATGCCCTCATCGGATCTGTTTTGGGTTTTGTGTTCATCGAAACATCTGGATTTTATCAAGATGAAACTGACGCCAGTTCTACCGAAAGTTATCATCAAATGATTAAACGAATCATCACTCCGAGTGGTGAACCGGCATAG